GATAAGGCGGTTGGCGTTTTTGGTCGGTTAGATATTGCCTTTAATAATGCAGGAATGGTCGGCGAAAACCCCTTATTGATTGAGCAAACAGAAGCTGAATACGATCGCATTATGAACGTCAATGTCAAAGGCGTTTGGTTGTCGATGAAGCATGAAATCGCTCAGATGTTGAAACAGGGAAGTGGTTCGATCGTCAATACATCATCTGGGGCTGGAGTCGTTGCAGTTCGTACCCAGCCCCTCTACACCGCGAGTAAACATGCAGTAGTCGGTTTAACAAAAGCTGCTGCGCTCCAATATGCCAAAGCAGGTATTCGCATCAATGTCGTTGCACCAGCAGCAATCGAAACAGATATGTTTGAAGCAGCGACAGGTGGGCAGGATGAAGCCAAAGCTTACTTGACAGGACTTCACCCGATCGGACGAATTGGAACACCGCTTGAAGTTGCAAATGCAGTTCTGTTTTTATCATCTGACCTGGCGTCGTTCATAACAGGTGAAACGTTGATGGTAGATGGTGGGTACGTAGCGCAGTAGTCGATCGGCAGTGCGAAATGTTGGATACAGCACTTCAAGCGACTTACTAAAGTAACACTGAAATATGTTCGCTAATCCCATCGGAAACTCCATAGGAATCTGCAAGAAGTTGAGTGTTGGAACTGACTACACTCAAGTGAACTAAGACAAAGAGAACTTAGGAGTTGATGATTATGTCCAAAGTGCCTTCTAACTACCCACACGAAAGGAAAAGAAATGGCTAAAAAATTTAGTGCAAAATCGACCGCCGACGAGGTGCTTTCCGGCATTAATCTCAAGGGAAAGCGATTTCTCATTACGGGTGCATCGTCGGGCATTGGACTCGAAACCGCCCGCTCACTGGTCGCTCACGGGGCTAGTGTCGTCGGCGCGGTCAGAAACCTCGCTAAAGCTGAGCCAGCCACTGCATCAGTTCGTGATGCCGCTTTGCAAGGAGGTGGCAGCCTGGAGTTGATCAATCTTGATCATTTCGCCCTGATCAATGGGATCGAGCCGTTGCTCGCCGATAATGGACGGCTAGTCGTCCTGTCGTCGCTCGCGCATCGCGGTGCCGATATCGACTTGGACGATCCGAATTTCGAGCAGCAGGCGTACGATCCATGGGTTGCCTATAGCCGCTCGAAAACCGCCAATTCACTGTTCGCGGTGGAGTTTGACAGACGGCATCGTGATCGCGGCATTCGGGCTGCTTCGGCGATGCCCGGAAACAGTCTCACGAACCTACCCCGCCATTTCTCGCAGGAGGAGTTGCAGGGACTTTTACAGACCGTTGACGCAGCGCGCACCGAAGCGGGTCTGCCGCCGCAAGAGTTGAAAGAAATTCCGCAGGCAGCCGCGACATCGGTCTGGGCAGCAGTCGTGGCTAACAAAGACGAGATCGGTGAACACTATCTCGAAGATTGCGCGATCGCGCCGATCAATGACACGCCCAACCCATTTGCCGACGGTGTCAGATCGTATGCGCTTGACGTGAACAAAGCTAAGCAGCTCTGGGCGAAAAGCGAGGAATTGATCAGCGCTGCGTCTTAAAGGTTATCGCGCACATCTAAACGCAATAATCCATTCCACTTTCGTACTTGGATGAACACTTACAAGAATGCCTGATTGACGTATAAGCGTTAATCACCATGCCTTACGTTTCCCGTAAACTCAACCAGGAAAACACCATGTCACAAAAACTCTCAGGAAAAGTTGCGCTTGTCACTGGCGGAACTTCAGGAATTGGTCGTGCTACCGCGATCGCTTATGCCCAACAACAAGCAAAGGTGGTGGTGGTTGGTCGTCGAATTGATGAAGGTGAAGAAACGGTTCGATTGATTAAGGAAGCTGGCGGAGAGGCTATTTTTGTGCAAGCAGATGTCACGAAAGAAGCTGATGTTAAAGCAATGGTTGATAAAACGATTGACGTTTTTGGTCGGTTGGATATTGCCTTTAATAATGCAGGAATGGTCGGCGAAA
Above is a window of Pseudanabaena sp. FACHB-2040 DNA encoding:
- a CDS encoding SDR family oxidoreductase, which codes for MILQDKVALVTGGTSGIGRATAIAYAQQQAKVVVVGRRIDEGEETVRLIKEAGGEAIFVQADVTKEADVEAMVDKAVGVFGRLDIAFNNAGMVGENPLLIEQTEAEYDRIMNVNVKGVWLSMKHEIAQMLKQGSGSIVNTSSGAGVVAVRTQPLYTASKHAVVGLTKAAALQYAKAGIRINVVAPAAIETDMFEAATGGQDEAKAYLTGLHPIGRIGTPLEVANAVLFLSSDLASFITGETLMVDGGYVAQ
- a CDS encoding SDR family NAD(P)-dependent oxidoreductase, with translation MAKKFSAKSTADEVLSGINLKGKRFLITGASSGIGLETARSLVAHGASVVGAVRNLAKAEPATASVRDAALQGGGSLELINLDHFALINGIEPLLADNGRLVVLSSLAHRGADIDLDDPNFEQQAYDPWVAYSRSKTANSLFAVEFDRRHRDRGIRAASAMPGNSLTNLPRHFSQEELQGLLQTVDAARTEAGLPPQELKEIPQAAATSVWAAVVANKDEIGEHYLEDCAIAPINDTPNPFADGVRSYALDVNKAKQLWAKSEELISAAS